The Calliphora vicina chromosome 3, idCalVici1.1, whole genome shotgun sequence genome contains a region encoding:
- the Gug gene encoding arginine-glutamic acid dipeptide repeats protein isoform X9 yields the protein MAASTQGEIRVGPGHQVNDVYAKLPDYNPISSFPVDKENDERELEIPRWSPGAMADGDLLMFLRAARSMAAFQGKYPPEEILKRMCDGGLEEGIVAATRDDTTINAHDVLHDNGYDPGKALQALVKAPLTKSIEKKWCEDEIKKFIKGLRQFGKNFFRIQKDLLPHKETPELVEFYYLWKKTPSANSNRPHRRRRQSALRRNRVTRASNTPPKKEDTPEPQSAASAATTTTTASTASADKGRASPVVNKEETSSLTEDDVSECDSDSSLTHKRDESPSRMRTRNKQQNTTGGTTAKCDQTQVTQPQPTANGKRPKRGAETPDNVAAAGTGTATGESPKTPTKPVAESAANKRKTGRQETPSKKKRNDTEGSVGSAISATDTPDESDNNGGPTAITAGSNKDKRKRAESPVESTNSDSRSDSAMDDGESNNTDSGEQQSKDSKESSSSKEENSSSGNSEIESSTKSDKNLIPKTESKVSEIDVKDKIKNVDEETNIQAPTMVTETSLKDKEPKEDPLAITITKPQPQPPVVVNPILPPLKVPTVEALNASVDRKEMGKSEMMDTGDMPKDMLKKLANMKQEISTPPQLPPQPTLPPPQQQQPQSIMPEVVYFKKEPKDIDSACNQNSNEPQDLKVKIEVKSEDIKPPIMGLPPAIPPPGSQAPMSLTTKRDGQEPPSPLPLNQHQQPPPHMQHPHVPGPPPGYIVEGGQLKFAPPSQQQQQQPQQGPPTNMPNDSAMPPCSGPPTGPPPPQQPKYANEMDHKFPDGIKYEPGKFVPQDLKYIPGQLDTLKYSQEMQAAAAAAAAAGKFDMKFMIEQQGGKFPGDLSAHGQPPTGKPPYGSVSDMAMKLPDLKSGYPPSGLGPPPVSSSSASSDNAPPPHKYMSGHLDQQSPQSHGQPPGATPPPGIAMPKPHYEHQVQHPLARPPFESAAGLMMKYGDPMVGKYGPQDMKYPPPQGGPPTDMSTGGMKPSPYGENLIKPSPYGGGPLESGLKYPPPESPIDASSRSTPGQDSQSSNSSSQPSSQMQFQSPHPSPHMPSPAGGGLPPGMHPQNLVSPHGGPLQPPPQSHQGQMPGMPPGSTGGGPPPQQGTLHHPTPTAVTSGGGLHHPGQSAANSMPPSSGPGGPPHSITSMAPSAGMHPQHMPPSHLPQLHRPHAELPPGAGSMHPLAPIPLSLQNHDPRSGPMPHMQGHGLSIHGQPPQQSSASNVRTPSPAQPPQRGGLHDERPGQGGPPSSQLRDPATSQSSSSGPPQQSPHTHRTSPLPGLSSNAPPGLIGHPLPIHPHLAHLPPGHPAHAGHHMLPHSLAGLGPGTGALALLAGPPSLSSMPESGLSRRSPQPSHLQSSGHPAVSSASGPLPSNHPSNPSVSSSSSLSSTNTVPSSAFSRASPSVQNNSGPGGPGSGLNGPPGSNNVGTPSGLNTSAGAGHRSSSPASSVSSLSRQSPLHPVPQSPLSHHPSSSALSAAAAAVAERDRHALLRQQSPHMTPPPVSSASALMASPLSKMYGPQSGQRGLGASPPPHLRPGASPPVIRHPQMPLPLPLIPAGAGMPPMGVHPGQSPYPHPLLHPSMFYSPHHHNPFNSPYGYGPYGPGFPAYMKPPGGPGGPLDPAAVMAAAHHQGLSGPPPTRPDDPGLLAAQEKHKQQQQQQQQQQQQHQQQMQQQHQQQQQQHQQQMQQQHQQMQQQHQQHQQQQQQQQQQQQQQQQQQQQQQQQQQQQQQQQQQQQQQQQQNKPPTPKTPQGNNSNINSGGPNGPSGSQQSTPTGLPPAGYPGSHIPGYPPPPHSSPFQEIGKPHILQPTSHMDALRAHAHSASSGLGGPPPPHHHPTEPLPIEIEPDPEPEIPSPTHNIPRGPSPEAKPDDTECHRSQSAIFVRHIDRGDYNSCTRTDLIFKPVADSKLARKREERDRKLAEKERERRQQQQMQQQQQQQQAVAAQQAAQQAKLKAELKPPYTDTPALRQLSEYARPHVGFSPVEQMVPYHHPMGPMYSRERELEEIKNAQAAAAGQSRLDPHWMEYYRRGLHPSQFPMYANPAAISQMERERLGIPPPHHVGLDPNEHMQQPPEAGFQLPPNVGQFPRPNMLMPREPHSDVLLRMSYADQLQYLQAAEFQRQSLHDQYFRQRPR from the exons ATGGCGGCCTCCACTCAAGGAGAAATTCGAGTGGGTCCCGGCCACCAGGTAAACGATGTCTAT GCAAAACTGCCCGATTATAATCCAATTTCAAGCTTCCCTGTTGACAAGGAAAACGACGAACGTGAATTAGAAATACCAAGATGGAGTCCCGGTGCTATGGCAGATGGCGATCTTTTGATGTTCTTGCGTGCAGCTCGTTCAATGGCTGCATTTCAAGGTAAATATCCACCGGAAGAAATACTAAAAA GAATGTGTGATGGTGGACTAGAAGAAGGTATTGTGGCAGCAACACGTGACGACACAACTATTAATGCACATGACGTT TTACATGATAACGGTTACGATCCAGGTAAAGCACTTCAAGCACTTGTAAAAGCACCTCTAACGAAAAGTATCGAAAAGAAGTGGTGCGAGGACGAAATAAAGAAATTCATTAAAGGTCTTAGACAATTtggcaaaaacttttttagaatCCAAAAGGATCTATTACCACACAAAGAGACACCCGAACTAGTTGAATTCTACTATTTGTGGAAGAAGACACCGAGCGCTAATAGCAATCGCCCGCATCGTCGACGCCGCCAAAGTGCATTGCGTCGCAATCGTGTTACACGGGCAAGTAATACACCTCCCAAAAAGGAGGATACACCAGAACCACAATCTGCTGCATCAGCCGCAACAACGACGACGACGGCGTCGACGGCGAGTGCAGACAAAGGTCGCGCTTCGCCAGTTGTCAATAAGGAAGAGACCAGTTCTCTGACTGAAGACGACGTAAGCGAGTGCGACAGCGATTCAAGTTTAACCCATAAAAGGGATGAATCACCGTCTAGAATGAGGACgagaaacaaacaacaaaacacaacCGGCGGCACAACGGCGAAGTGCGACCAGACACAGGTGACGCAGCCACAGCCGACGGCTAATGGCAAGCGTCCCAAGCGTGGTGCCGAAACACCAGACAATGTTGCCGCTGCGGGAACAGGCACGGCTACAGGTGAGAGTCCTAAAACGCCAACTAAGCCTGTGGCCGAGAGTGCGGCGAACAAACGTAAGACTGGCCGTCAAGAAACACCCAGTAAAAAGAAACGTAACGACACTGAAGGCTCTGTGGGCTCGGCGATTAGTGCCACAGATACTCCGGACGAGAGTGATAATAATGGCGGTCCAACTGCAATCACCGCTGGTTCTAATAAAGATAAACGCAAGCGTGCTGAAAGTCCGGTCGAAAGCACAAATTCCGACAGTCGTTCAGATTCTGCCATGGATGATGGCGAGTCCAACAACACTGACTCTGGCGAACAGCAGTCTAAAGACAGCAAAGAAAGTTCGTCCAGCAAGGAGGAGAATAGCAGTAGTGGTAATAGCGAAATTGAATCATCCACAAAAAGTGATAAGAATCTTATACCGAAAACCGAATCAAAAGTTTCCGAAATCGACGTTAAagataaaatcaaaaatgtcgATGAGGAAACCAATATACAGGCACCAACTATGGTTACTGAGACAAGTCTTAAAGACAAGGAACCCAAAGAAGATCCCTTAGCTATTACTATCACAAAACCACAACCACAACCGCCGGTTGTAGTAAACCCAATACTTCCTCCACTGAAGGTGCCAACGGTGGAGGCACTTAACGCCTCGGTGGATCGCAAAGAAATGGGTAAATCGGAAATGATGGACACCGGTGACATGCCAAAAGATATGCTGAAAAAGCTGGCCAATATGAAGCAGGAAATTTCCACACCTCCGCAATTACCGCCTCAACCAACACTACCACCCCCGCAGCAGCAGCAGCCACAAAGCATTATGCCCGAGGTTGTATACTTTAAGAAAGAACCCAAGGATATTGATTCCGCCTGTAATCAAAATAGTAACGAACCTCAAGATCTCAAAGTTAAAATTGAGGTTAAGAGCGAAGACATCAAGCCACCGATTATGGGTTTGCCGCCGGCGATACCGCCACCTGGCAGTCAGGCACCGATGTCTTTAACTACGAAGCGAGATGGCCAAGAGCCCCCATCTCCGCTGCCATTAAACCAACATCAGCAACCGCCACCCCATATGCAACATCCTCATGTTCCAGGGCCTCCACCAGGTTACATAGTCGAGGGTGGCCAACTCAAATTTGCTCCACCTtcgcaacagcagcagcaacagccaCAGCAGGGTCCGCCCACCAATATGCCTAACGACAGCGCAATGCCTCCCTGCAGTGGTCCTCCAACAGGACCACCTCCTCCTCAACAACCGAAATATGCCAATGAAATGGATCATAAGTTCCCCGATGGCATTAAATACGAACCTGGCAAATTCGTTCCCCAAGATCTTAAGTATATACCTGGGCAATTGGATACTCTTAAATACAGCCAGGAAATGCAAGCGGCAGCAGCTGCAGCGGCGGCCGCTGGCAAATTTGATATGAAATTTATGATAGAACAACAGGGCGGCAAGTTTCCCGGCGATTTGTCGGCACATGGACAACCGCCTACGGGTAAACCACCGTATGGCAGTGTAAGCGATATGGCCATGAAACTGCCAGATCTAAAGAGTGGTTATCCCCCTTCAGGCCTGGGACCACCTCCAGTGAGCAGTTCTTCTGCATCGAGTGATAATGCACCACCTCCCCACAAATACATGAGTGGTCATTTAGACCAACAATCACCACAATCGCATGGACAACCTCCAGGAGCCACACCTCCGCCAGGCATTGCCATGCCCAAGCCACATTATGAGCACCAAGTGCAGCATCCCTTGGCCAGACCACCTTTTGAGTCTGCAGCTGGTCTAATGATGAAGTATGGCGACCCAATGGTGGGTAAATATGGACCTCAGGACATGAAGTATCCACCACCTCAAGGAGGACCACCCACTGATATGAGCACGGGTGGCATGAAACCTTCTCCCTACGGGGAAAATCTCATTAAACCTTCTCCTTATGGTGGCGGCCCACTTGAATCGGGACTAAAATATCCACCTCCAGAAAGCCCTATCGACGCTTCGTCAAGATCGACGCCCGGCCAAGATAGTCAGAGTAGTAACAGCAGTTCACAGCCATCTTCTCAAATGCAATTCCAGTCCCCACATCCGTCACCTCATATGCCGTCGCCCGCTGGTGGAGGTCTTCCTCCCGGAATGCATCCACAAAATTTGGTGTCTCCACATGGTGGTCCATTGCAACCACCACCACAATCGCACCAGGGTCAAATGCCCGGTATGCCACCTGGTTCGACAGGCGGTGGCCCACCACCACAACAGGGTACACTTCATCATCCTACCCCAACAGCGGTCACATCTGGTGGTGGATTGCATCATCCTGGGCAATCTGCTGCTAATTCTATGCCACCGTCTTCGGGACCAGGTGGTCCACCGCATAGTATAACTTCGATGGCACCATCAGCTGGCATGCATCCACAACATATGCCTCCCAGCCATTTGCCTCAACTGCATAGACCACATGCGGAATTACCACCAGGGGCTGGAAGCATGCATCCTCTTGCTCCCATACCATTGTCTCTACAAAATCATGATCCAAGAAGTGGGCCAATGCCACACATGCAGGGTCACGGTTTGTCGATACATGGACAACCGCCCCAGCAATCATCGGCATCGAATGTACGAACTCCTTCACCTGCTCAGCCACCGCAACGAGGAGGACTACACGACGAGAGACCTGGTCAGGGAGGACCGCCGTCCTCGCAATTACGAGACCCTGCTACTTCACAGTCCTCTTCATCGGGGCCGCCTCAGCAATCTCCACATACACACCGTACATCTCCATTGCCTGGTTTATCAAGCAACGCACCGCCAGGACTTATTGGGCACCCCCTGCCCATTCATCCACATCTGGCCCATTTACCACCCGGTCATCCGGCTCATGCTGGTCATCACATGCTTCCACACTCTCTTGCTGGCCTGGGACCTGGTACCGGTGCCTTGGCGTTGTTGGCTGGACCACCATCACTTAGTAGTATGCCTGAGTCGGGCCTAAGTAGAAGAAGTCCACAGCCTTCACATTTGCAATCATCCGGACACCCTGCGGTCTCTTCAGCAAGTGGTCCGTTGCCCTCGAATCATCCCTCGAATCCATCAGTGTCGTCATCTAGTTCATTGTCGTCCACCAACACGGTTCCATCGTCGGCATTTAGTCGAGCCAGTCCTAGCGTTCAAAACAACTCGGGTCCTGGAGGTCCAGGCAGTGGACTGAATGGTCCTCCTGGCAGCAATAATGTGGGCACCCCAAGCGGCTTGAATACATCTGCGGGTGCTGGACATCGTTCTTCTTCACCGGCTTCTAGTGTTAGTAGTCTCAGTCGGCAGAGTCCCTTACATCCCGTGCCACAATCGCCGCTTAGCCATCATCCATCATCGTCTGCACTGTCGGCGGCGGCAGCTGCGGTGGCTGAACGTGATCGACATGCTTTGTTACGTCAGCAATCACCACACATGACTCCACCGCCAGTTTCGAGTGCTTCCGCGTTGATGGCGAGTCCCTTGAGCAAGATGTATGGTCCTCAGTCTGGCCAACGAGGTTTAGGAGCATCACCGCCACCTCATTTGCGGCCTGGCGCATCACCACCGGTCATACGTCACCCGCAAATGCCACTGCCATTGCCTCTAATACCTGCTGGAGCTGGAATGCCACCAATGGGAGTACATCCTGGTCAATCACCTTATCCTCACCCGCTTTTACATCCATCAATGTTTTACTCGCCTCATCACCATAATCCATTTAACTCGCCATATGGATATGGGCCATATGGACCAGGTTTCCCAGCATACATGAAGCCACCCGGAGGTCCCGGTGGTCCTTTAGATCCAGCTGCGGTAATGGCGGCTGCTCATCATCAAGGCTTGTCGGGACCACCGCCAACTAGGCCAGATGATCCCGGATTACTCGCTGCGCAGGAAAAGcataaacagcaacaacagcagcagcaacaacaacagcagcagcaccaACAGCAAATgcagcagcaacatcaacaacaacagcaacaacaccaacaacaaatgcagcagcaacatcaacaaatgcagcagcagcatcaacaacatcaacagcaacaacaacagcagcaacaacaacagcagcagcaacagcaacaacaacaacagcagcagcaacagcagcagcaacaacaacagcagcaacagcagcagcaacaacagcaacaacaaaacaaaccgCCAACACCAAAGACACCACAGGGCAATAATAGCAATATCAATAGCGGAGGACCGAATGGACCATCGGGCAGTCAACAATCTACGCCGACCGGTCTGCCACCTGCTGGTTATCCGGGTTCGCATATACCAGGTTATCCGCCACCACCACATTCATCGCCATTTCAAGAAATCGGCAAACCGCACATACTCCAGCCCACATCTCATATGGATGCTTTACGAGCTCATGCTCATTCGGCTAGTTCTGGTCTGGGAGGACCACCACCGCCACACCATCATCCCACAGAACCAT TGCCAATTGAAATTGAGCCCGATCCAGAGCCGGAAATACCTAGTCCAACGCACAATATACCACGTGGTCCTAGTCCCGAAGCCAAACCCGATGACACCGAATGTCATCGTTCACAATCGGCTAT ATTCGTTCGCCATATCGATCGCGGTGATTACAACTCATGCACAAGAActgatttaatatttaaaccaGTGGCCGACTCTAAATTGGCACGTAAACGTGAGGAACGTGATCGTAAATTAGCCGAAAAAGAACGAGAACGAAGACAG caacaacaaatgcaacagcagcagcaacaacaacaggcGGTTGCTGCTCAACAGGCAGCACAACAAGCTAAACTTAAAGCGGAACTGAAACCACCCTACACGGATACACCAGCCTTGCGACAACTTTCCGAAtatgctcggccacatgttggtTTTAG